One stretch of Janibacter limosus DNA includes these proteins:
- a CDS encoding sensor histidine kinase encodes MSRWWGRQSLHRQLVLLTSGIALLVAIGLVLGVQVALAGASKDASRQVLRDRAAAVVTSIGKEPGTRLTVPQTELDPGVAVYDRAGAQVAGEVPASMQSRYTELSTTAEERVIEVNDDTYAVLARPFTTASGQRGVIIAAEPFAPYEHTEDLAIIVSAVAGLLLVLVAAGSAAIVSRRALSPVEHMARTADEWSEHDLGRRFALGPPTNEIRALGTTLDGLLDKVASVIRAEQRLTAELAHELRTPLTTIHGVADLLAMRTDLDDEARADVALITDATTTMATTITVLLDLARRDDDQLRTESTTLSALEPAIRGLPLPEGRLELDLPSSLVIDVPQALALRALSPVLTNALHRCDRVRVTARRVDQQVELHVADTGPGVGDAAEGSLFEPGWSGDGGSGLGLALARRVARSGGGDVSLVAATNDDGGATFAVSFPGGPLPPHRG; translated from the coding sequence GTGAGCCGCTGGTGGGGTCGGCAGAGCCTGCACCGCCAGCTGGTCCTGCTCACCTCGGGCATCGCGCTCCTGGTCGCGATCGGGCTGGTCCTGGGTGTCCAGGTCGCCCTTGCCGGCGCGTCGAAGGACGCCTCACGCCAGGTCCTGCGTGACCGCGCCGCGGCGGTCGTGACGAGCATCGGGAAGGAGCCCGGCACCCGGCTGACGGTCCCGCAGACCGAGCTCGACCCGGGCGTGGCCGTCTACGACCGGGCCGGCGCCCAGGTCGCGGGTGAGGTGCCGGCGTCCATGCAGTCCCGGTACACCGAGCTGTCGACGACCGCAGAGGAACGCGTGATCGAGGTCAACGACGACACCTATGCCGTCCTGGCTCGCCCCTTCACGACCGCGTCCGGCCAGCGAGGGGTGATCATCGCTGCCGAGCCCTTCGCCCCCTACGAGCACACCGAGGACCTGGCGATCATCGTCTCGGCCGTCGCCGGGCTGCTCCTGGTGCTCGTCGCCGCGGGGTCCGCCGCCATCGTGAGCCGCCGGGCGCTGAGCCCCGTCGAGCACATGGCCAGGACCGCCGACGAGTGGAGCGAGCACGACCTCGGCCGGCGGTTCGCCCTCGGGCCCCCGACCAACGAGATCAGGGCCCTGGGCACCACGCTCGACGGTCTGCTCGACAAGGTCGCGTCGGTCATCCGCGCCGAGCAGCGCCTGACGGCCGAGCTCGCGCACGAGCTGCGGACTCCGCTCACGACGATCCATGGGGTCGCGGACCTCCTGGCGATGCGCACCGACCTCGACGATGAGGCGCGCGCGGACGTCGCGCTCATCACCGACGCCACCACCACGATGGCCACCACCATCACGGTCCTGCTCGACCTGGCCCGGCGCGACGACGACCAGCTGCGCACCGAGTCGACGACCCTGTCGGCGCTCGAGCCGGCGATCCGCGGGCTCCCCCTGCCCGAAGGACGACTCGAGCTGGACCTCCCTTCGTCCCTCGTGATCGACGTCCCCCAGGCCCTCGCCCTGCGCGCCCTCTCCCCCGTGCTGACCAATGCCCTGCACCGGTGCGACCGCGTGCGGGTCACCGCGCGCCGGGTCGACCAGCAGGTCGAGCTGCACGTCGCCGACACCGGTCCCGGGGTGGGCGATGCCGCCGAGGGCTCGCTCTTCGAGCCCGGCTGGAGCGGCGACGGTGGCTCCGGGCTCGGCCTGGCCCTCGCGCGCCGGGTGGCCCGCAGCGGGGGCGGCGACGTCTCGCTGGTCGCGGCGACCAACGACGACGGTGGGGCCACCTTCGCGGTGAGCTTCCCCGGCGGACCGCTGCCGCCGCACCGCGGGTAG
- a CDS encoding MGDG synthase family glycosyltransferase — translation MTGSYGAGHDSAAHEIGQRLDEAGWRSETIDIADLYPWGLGHLMRRAYFRQLESAPRTWSLLLRALDARSGRPSAAGRAACGMSGRLPAGRVAAAVGPETGFVISTHPFASQALGLLRRSGRLAVPAITYLTDPSVHPLWISSGVDQHLALHGTAAEQARALGARDVRLIAPLTPRVAPRDGGEGSRLRAALGLAPDTTLALISSGSEGAGDVRTSALDVRATGTAVPVVLCGHNERLRSSLEAEPGVVALGWVDGLTDVIRGADCLIQNSGGFTTLEALSLGTPLITYRPLPGHGETSSSALLREGLAPWPRSVPELGAAILAGTPVAAEGIGRQWAQRISLVDVLDPGRAFGLAS, via the coding sequence GTGACCGGTAGCTACGGCGCCGGGCACGACTCGGCCGCTCACGAGATCGGGCAGCGACTGGACGAGGCGGGCTGGCGATCGGAGACCATCGACATCGCCGATCTCTACCCGTGGGGCTTGGGGCACCTGATGCGGCGGGCCTACTTCCGCCAGCTCGAGAGTGCTCCTCGCACCTGGTCACTGCTGCTGCGCGCCCTCGACGCCCGCAGCGGGCGCCCCTCCGCCGCCGGACGGGCCGCGTGCGGGATGAGCGGACGACTCCCCGCAGGACGGGTCGCGGCGGCCGTGGGGCCCGAGACGGGCTTCGTCATCTCGACCCACCCCTTCGCCAGCCAGGCGCTGGGCCTGCTGCGTCGCAGTGGCCGCCTCGCGGTCCCGGCCATCACCTACCTGACCGACCCGTCGGTCCACCCGCTGTGGATCAGCTCCGGAGTCGACCAGCACCTCGCGCTGCACGGCACGGCCGCGGAGCAGGCGCGCGCCCTCGGTGCCCGCGACGTGCGACTGATCGCGCCACTCACGCCACGCGTCGCGCCCCGTGACGGAGGCGAAGGGAGCCGCCTGCGCGCTGCCCTCGGCCTGGCACCCGACACCACGCTGGCGCTGATCTCGAGCGGATCCGAGGGTGCGGGCGACGTGCGCACGAGCGCCCTGGATGTTCGGGCCACCGGCACCGCGGTCCCGGTCGTCCTGTGCGGTCACAACGAGCGGTTGCGCAGCTCGCTCGAGGCCGAGCCCGGCGTCGTGGCGCTCGGCTGGGTCGACGGGCTGACCGACGTCATCCGCGGCGCGGACTGCCTGATCCAGAACTCCGGCGGGTTCACCACGCTGGAGGCGCTCTCCCTGGGCACCCCGCTGATCACGTACCGGCCGCTGCCGGGGCACGGTGAGACCAGCTCGAGCGCCCTGCTGCGCGAAGGCCTCGCGCCGTGGCCCCGGTCGGTGCCCGAGCTCGGTGCGGCGATCCTCGCCGGGACCCCTGTGGCGGCCGAGGGCATCGGTCGACAGTGGGCGCAGCGCATCTCGCTCGTCGACGTCCTCGATCCCGGACGTGCCTTCGGGCTGGCGAGCTGA
- a CDS encoding polysaccharide deacetylase family protein, with protein sequence MATALGSGLGSALRRWTPGALYGAPLRWTTPRLAGRSDRHHVALTLDDGPDPLSTPLVLRTLARHEVRATYFLVGEHIADNRALVEQMHAEGHELAVHGWTHRSVVGLSRQRLRDDLERTCAAITQITGTRPRWHRPPFGITTLASRDAARDTGLTPVLWTAWGRDWSRWVGPAGITRRVELTLRPGGTVLLHDTDRYASPGSWRRTDAALDTLLTRWASSGVPVGPLAEHWSRDEVVPISRCRPGPAGPPSP encoded by the coding sequence ATGGCCACGGCACTGGGGTCGGGACTTGGGTCGGCACTGCGTCGCTGGACTCCCGGCGCGCTCTACGGTGCGCCACTGCGGTGGACGACGCCGCGACTTGCGGGGCGGTCCGACCGGCACCACGTGGCCCTCACCCTCGACGACGGACCCGACCCGCTGTCGACACCGCTGGTCCTGCGGACCCTGGCCAGGCACGAGGTGCGGGCGACGTACTTCCTCGTGGGCGAGCACATCGCCGACAATCGGGCTCTCGTCGAGCAGATGCACGCGGAGGGTCATGAGCTGGCGGTCCACGGATGGACGCACCGCAGCGTGGTCGGACTGTCGAGGCAGCGGCTGCGCGACGACCTGGAGCGGACCTGCGCCGCGATCACGCAGATCACCGGCACCCGGCCGCGGTGGCACCGACCGCCCTTCGGCATCACGACGCTCGCCAGCCGTGACGCAGCCCGCGACACCGGGCTCACTCCCGTGCTGTGGACCGCCTGGGGTCGCGACTGGTCGCGGTGGGTCGGGCCAGCCGGCATCACCCGGCGGGTGGAGCTGACCCTGCGGCCCGGAGGCACCGTGCTCCTGCACGACACCGACCGGTACGCCTCGCCGGGGTCGTGGCGACGCACCGATGCCGCCTTGGACACGCTGCTGACGCGGTGGGCGTCGTCCGGCGTGCCGGTCGGGCCGCTCGCGGAGCACTGGTCTCGTGACGAGGTGGTACCGATCTCACGGTGTCGGCCGGGTCCCGCCGGGCCGCCATCGCCCTAG
- a CDS encoding HNH endonuclease produces MTEQTDGSGVEISLPGVLAASLSMLSAARPEGLSEAELLEVVSLLEATKGAAAALQARATAMFVEDRDERIARDRADGVVSAREASCRRRAARAELALARRCAPGQADRHVGLAKALVHDLPYTMAALTAGELSEWRATIVARETACLSHEDRVEADRRLAGCLRSVGDRELAAAAHRASADLDAEAFVRRRRKAAASRNVSVRPAADGMAWLSILGPLADVVGAFAALKKAEQSRYVATGDPAVDAARASDERGRGAWMADTALELLSGRTEGQVQPVEVGLVMREEAIVRTGEGSDGSVFFRSGNGRDFTGAGGRDEVEVPGWGAMPGEMAREHLLRLCDAGTATWLRRLWTAPGGTNLVAMDSKRRLFSGVLRQLIELRDATCRVPFCGAPIRDIDHVRPHARGGETSAANAMSDCQGHNLVKEAPGWRAEVTSTGLDPGGGPHEVTLTTPTGSEYICTAPPLLGHGRPHPPPPRSAPALVPDLMWSPVETHLASMFAA; encoded by the coding sequence ATGACCGAGCAGACGGATGGCAGTGGGGTTGAGATCTCGTTGCCCGGTGTCTTGGCCGCGTCACTCTCGATGTTGTCTGCCGCGCGCCCGGAGGGCTTGAGCGAGGCGGAGTTGTTAGAGGTCGTGTCCTTGTTGGAGGCGACGAAGGGGGCGGCTGCCGCGTTGCAGGCTCGCGCGACGGCGATGTTTGTCGAGGACCGTGACGAGCGGATCGCTCGTGATCGTGCGGATGGGGTGGTCTCGGCGCGGGAGGCGTCGTGTCGTCGGCGTGCGGCGCGGGCGGAGCTGGCTCTTGCTCGGCGGTGTGCGCCGGGGCAGGCCGATCGGCACGTGGGCCTGGCCAAGGCGCTCGTGCACGACCTGCCGTACACGATGGCGGCGTTGACGGCCGGTGAGCTGAGTGAGTGGCGGGCGACCATCGTGGCCCGTGAGACCGCGTGCCTGTCCCACGAGGACCGGGTCGAGGCCGACCGGCGTCTGGCGGGGTGCTTGAGGTCGGTGGGGGACCGCGAGCTCGCTGCGGCAGCGCACCGGGCGAGCGCGGACCTGGACGCGGAGGCGTTCGTGCGGCGGCGCCGCAAGGCGGCGGCCTCGAGGAATGTGAGTGTGCGTCCGGCGGCGGATGGGATGGCGTGGTTGAGCATCCTGGGTCCGCTCGCGGATGTGGTCGGGGCGTTTGCTGCGTTGAAGAAGGCCGAGCAGTCCCGGTACGTCGCGACCGGTGACCCGGCCGTGGACGCGGCACGAGCAAGCGATGAGCGGGGTCGTGGCGCGTGGATGGCTGACACGGCCCTGGAGCTGCTGTCTGGCCGGACTGAGGGTCAGGTGCAGCCGGTCGAGGTGGGTCTGGTGATGCGTGAGGAAGCGATCGTGCGCACCGGCGAAGGCTCTGATGGTTCGGTCTTCTTCCGCAGCGGCAATGGCCGTGACTTCACCGGTGCTGGTGGTCGGGATGAGGTCGAGGTCCCGGGGTGGGGTGCGATGCCCGGTGAGATGGCCCGGGAGCACTTGCTGCGTCTGTGTGACGCGGGGACCGCGACCTGGTTGCGCCGGTTGTGGACCGCACCAGGTGGGACCAACCTGGTCGCGATGGACTCCAAGCGGAGACTGTTCAGCGGGGTGCTGCGTCAGCTGATCGAGTTGCGGGATGCCACCTGCCGGGTGCCCTTCTGCGGGGCGCCGATCCGCGACATCGACCACGTCCGTCCTCATGCCCGTGGTGGTGAGACGTCGGCGGCGAACGCGATGAGTGACTGCCAGGGCCACAACCTGGTCAAGGAGGCTCCCGGTTGGCGGGCGGAAGTCACCTCCACTGGTCTGGATCCCGGCGGCGGCCCCCACGAAGTCACCCTCACCACCCCGACGGGCAGCGAGTACATCTGCACGGCGCCGCCTCTACTCGGCCACGGGCGACCACACCCGCCACCTCCGCGATCGGCGCCGGCTCTGGTTCCCGATCTGATGTGGTCTCCCGTGGAGACCCACCTCGCGAGCATGTTCGCCGCCTAG
- a CDS encoding IS110 family transposase: MTAAAPTYPDHEAVEEVVGGIDTHADTIHVAVVTVVGRDVADEEFLTTLAGYRAATDFLQAHGVIERVGIEGTSSYGAGIARACAAAGMDVREVLRPDKTVRRKQGKSDPIDAYHAARAVLSGRSTSAPKDEKILGLRALHTARRSAVKARTATIHQIQQLLITAPDGIREKYRDLNNARLVETLARCRPNRDDLVGGAVLRAMKDLAARHAFLDEQASDLEADITAIVRTLNPGLLGAHGVGPDTAAQLLITAGGNPERLSHEASFAALCGTAPVPASSGKTNRYRLSRGGDRAANSALHRIALVRMVSHAQTRGYVQRQRDKGRSSKEILRRLKRAIAREIFKYLTRTITVPAIDDLRPMRQAKNITLTSAAQHFGVWPARISTLERGTRRDDDLANAYRAWLTAA, from the coding sequence ATGACAGCAGCAGCACCGACATACCCAGACCACGAAGCCGTGGAGGAGGTCGTCGGCGGCATCGACACCCACGCCGACACCATCCACGTGGCCGTGGTGACCGTTGTAGGGCGCGATGTCGCCGACGAAGAATTCCTCACCACGCTCGCCGGGTACCGCGCAGCGACCGACTTCCTTCAGGCCCATGGCGTGATCGAGCGTGTCGGGATCGAGGGCACCAGCTCCTACGGGGCAGGCATCGCCCGGGCCTGCGCCGCGGCCGGTATGGACGTGCGGGAAGTCCTGCGACCCGACAAGACCGTGCGCCGCAAACAAGGCAAGTCCGACCCCATCGACGCCTACCACGCAGCCCGCGCCGTGCTGTCGGGGCGATCGACCTCGGCGCCCAAGGACGAGAAGATCCTCGGTCTGCGCGCCCTGCACACCGCGCGACGCTCAGCCGTCAAGGCCCGCACCGCGACGATCCACCAGATCCAACAACTCCTGATCACCGCCCCCGACGGCATCCGGGAGAAGTACCGCGACCTGAACAACGCTCGACTGGTCGAGACACTCGCTCGCTGTCGCCCCAACCGGGATGACCTGGTCGGTGGCGCCGTGCTGCGAGCGATGAAAGACCTCGCCGCCCGCCACGCCTTCTTGGACGAGCAGGCCAGCGACCTCGAAGCCGACATCACGGCCATCGTCCGCACGCTCAACCCCGGCCTGCTCGGCGCCCACGGCGTCGGCCCGGACACCGCAGCACAACTGCTGATCACCGCCGGGGGCAACCCCGAACGCCTCAGCCACGAGGCGTCGTTCGCCGCGCTGTGTGGGACTGCGCCCGTACCCGCATCCTCGGGCAAAACCAACCGCTACCGGCTGTCGCGAGGAGGAGACCGCGCGGCCAACAGCGCACTACACCGCATCGCTCTGGTGCGCATGGTCAGCCACGCCCAGACCCGCGGCTACGTCCAGCGACAACGCGACAAAGGCCGCTCCAGCAAGGAGATCCTGCGCCGCCTCAAGCGAGCCATCGCCCGCGAGATCTTCAAATACCTCACCCGGACCATCACCGTGCCCGCCATCGACGACCTACGACCGATGAGACAGGCCAAGAACATCACCTTGACCAGCGCCGCCCAACACTTCGGCGTCTGGCCCGCACGCATCTCCACCCTCGAACGAGGCACCAGACGAGACGACGACCTCGCCAACGCCTACCGCGCCTGGCTCACCGCCGCTTGA
- a CDS encoding PGPGW domain-containing protein: MDVDTTAEHAGQGKDGQGQRRSYRDIRREQHAIVRQELLDRFGEDGRIDAHEDPIRWRRAVRTNAVTGPLYRVVVAVLGLALIIAGIPMVPLIGPGWAVIFIGLFLWSTEFLWARRVTQFVKAEVKAFDQYVRALPWKAKIPMLLLSAAFGWFCFWVALLITGVPGWAPDQVEELLLQVPGLRRA, from the coding sequence GTGGACGTGGACACGACGGCCGAGCACGCGGGCCAGGGCAAGGACGGGCAGGGGCAGCGGCGCTCCTACCGGGACATCCGTCGGGAGCAGCACGCGATCGTGCGGCAGGAGCTGCTCGACCGCTTCGGTGAGGACGGTCGGATCGACGCGCACGAGGACCCGATCAGGTGGCGTCGCGCGGTGCGCACCAACGCCGTCACCGGCCCGCTGTACCGCGTCGTGGTCGCCGTCCTGGGTCTCGCGCTCATCATCGCGGGCATCCCGATGGTGCCGCTGATCGGTCCCGGGTGGGCCGTGATCTTCATCGGGCTCTTCCTGTGGAGCACGGAGTTCCTGTGGGCGCGTCGGGTCACGCAGTTCGTCAAGGCCGAGGTCAAGGCCTTCGACCAGTACGTGCGGGCGCTGCCGTGGAAGGCGAAGATCCCGATGCTCCTGCTGTCAGCGGCCTTCGGCTGGTTCTGCTTCTGGGTCGCGCTGCTCATCACCGGGGTGCCCGGCTGGGCGCCGGACCAGGTGGAGGAGCTGCTGCTCCAGGTGCCCGGGTTGAGACGAGCCTGA